CATCCTTTTCGCCAGCAACGTATCGATCGAATGGCGATGGTTGCGTAACCAGAGTCCGCTGAAACGCGGCCAGCGATTTGGCAATGCCGGACCGCTCCGGAGCAGTGTCGAAAACGTCGCGGAACAAAGTGACGTAGCCGGGAACCGCCGCCAGTTCAGCCTCAAGCTGTTCCAGCGGCTGGTTCATTTCCAAGGCCGACTGAATGGGCCCGAGAGCCTGTTCTTCCAGACTGTTGGCACGGCCGTCCCAGAACAACGTTTCGAAGTATGCGACGTTCAGGCAGGATTGCGTATTCCGTTGCAGCGGTCGACCGTTCGCGCCGGGTGACACAGCCAGTCCGTCGCCGTAGGCTCGATCCGGCAGGTGACACGTGGCACAGCTCATCGTGTTGTCGCCGGACAGGCGAGGATCGAAGAACAGCTTCCTGCCGAGCTCGACTTTTTCCGGCGTCGTCGGATTGTCAGCGGGAGCCGGAACCTGGTCCGGCAGCGGAGCAAGCTGGTTGTCGTCGGTCGGTTCCGCTGCGGTGCAGGGAGCCGCCGCGATGACGAACAGGAAGACTGCGGAGAGACAGCGCATGAATCATACTTCGCGATGGGACACCGACTGTCGGGGTGTCAGACGGGCACACGTCGGAGACGAAGCTACGCCAGAATGCCGTCCACGATTTTTCCATGCACGTCCGTCAGCCGGAAGTCGCGGCCCTGAAAACGGTACGTCAGCCGTTCGTGATCGATGCCCAGTTGATGCAGAATCGTCGCGTTCAGATCGTGAATGTGGACCGGCTTTTCGACAATGTTGTAGCTGAAATCGTCCGTCGTGCCGTAGACCGTGCCCGGTTTGATGCCCGCTCCGGCCAGCCAGATGCTGAAGCACCGCGGATGATGATCGCGGCCGTAATTGTTGCGACTGAGCTGGCCCTGACTGTAGACGGTGCGGCCGAATTCGCCGCCCCAGATCACGAGTGTGTCGTCCAGCAGCCCGCGCGCCTTCAGGTCCTGCACCAGTGCCCATGACGGCTGATCGATGTCGTGACA
Above is a genomic segment from Planctomycetaceae bacterium containing:
- a CDS encoding cytochrome c peroxidase; this translates as MRCLSAVFLFVIAAAPCTAAEPTDDNQLAPLPDQVPAPADNPTTPEKVELGRKLFFDPRLSGDNTMSCATCHLPDRAYGDGLAVSPGANGRPLQRNTQSCLNVAYFETLFWDGRANSLEEQALGPIQSALEMNQPLEQLEAELAAVPGYVTLFRDVFDTAPERSGIAKSLAAFQRTLVTQPSPFDRYVAGEKDALSAEAKEGLALFQGDAGCVECHNGPLLSDGGYYRLGVSFRDEGRAAITGRKEDRFRFRTPSLRNIAETGPYMHDGSLKTLDEVVTFYYRGIPDVGPDGLRPDTSALRSRSFSEIDAIVAFLKSLTGKAPDITPPELP